A single Gasterosteus aculeatus chromosome 2, fGasAcu3.hap1.1, whole genome shotgun sequence DNA region contains:
- the sall4 gene encoding sal-like protein 4, giving the protein MSRRKQSKPQQINSDEPESSGNGTLLENNTKETANEAKRFRLDETRVCNKCCAEFFDEAEFLEHEKKCTKGQQVVIMKDGDGNEVPEEYSQSSPEGLTSDHDDDQSSSHSLSNVNTEHLERAEEDSSMNADDSGPHDQTEMPASPEMTFHPPQKMQNSNVTLETMADTKVAVSQHYSNITPLSSSQEVMQAIPVILEQLVFLQQQQLQQIQLTEQIRIQVATMTPQGVESSVGAVMDPLKALGAHLSQQLSAAAALIGKRTGSQSLSMATMKQGKVPLTPGIPPSLPGQMESMTSKTDIFKGIPDLATRSQLPQSPSVMGFTSTFGSIQSGMESSKKVKTKTANPLPELKNGDSVYRHKCKYCGKSFGNDSALQIHLRSHTGERPFKCNICGNRFTTKGNLKVHFQRHRDKYPNIGMNPHPVPEHLDNIPTSSGIPFGMSVPMDESNMTDVKPIIGHPAAGGFQQSPAPSFKTFDNFAGDKFSQKPSPSTSDGSPSVCSTVFGQETGADLRDAHQGELLGALHHLNGNVLLGEQSSGTAKLQQMVDGLEKRTSDPNECVICHRVLSCQSSLKMHYRTHTGERPYKCKICGRAFSTKGNLKAHYGVHRANTPLKMQHSCPICQKKFTNAVVLQQHIRMHMGGQIPNTPMPENQFDASDAMESSLSEEKSVETSGFDASLEDREPEPISQKPNNPLDSFTPAPEETPQNHAAPAIFSSLEVLKNLTSALSLQRQSSTASDGEGASKEPTSAPREQIYQNGRSPAISESAVSFCSSSPLNNNASMSKSPESAVDEFAHNVSKPESDATAQGGAESSGALDLTANSSFTPKVIKEEPGTPFLNGDYVPSNMTFMRMPSSLASLEMKLPPENPMGPHGLFSSHMPQGTSMPSSISSAPRRSSKQHVCHACGKNFSSASALQIHERTHTGEKPFACNICGRAFTTKGNLKVHIGTHMWNNTSRRGQRLSLDNPMALMAMSSEAKLLPEILHAPKELAIPPMNFDQSLWNQYASAFSGGLTMKTNEISVIQGGGIPLPGSPGGGPLIGSTGGLMKMDGSHSGLPAMEIEKTSSDSVPKLQFPHFMEEGKIAVN; this is encoded by the exons gGACTCTCCTCGAGAATAACACCAAGGAAACTGCAAATGAAGCCAAGAGATTCCGATTGGACGAGACCAGGGTCTGTAACAAGTGTTGTGCTGAATTCTTTGATGAAGCAGAATTTCTAGAACATGAGAAAAAATGCACTAAAGGTCAGCAAGTGGTCATCATGAAAGACGGAGACGGCAATGAAGTGCCTGAGGAATATTCCCAAAGCTCTCCCGAAGGCCTTACCAGTGACCATGACGACGACCAGTCCAGCAGCCATTCCCTATCAAATGTCAATACAGAACATCTGGAGAGAGCGGAGGAAGACTCCAGCATGAACGCAGATGACTCGGGACCGCATGATCAGACGGAAATGCCTGCAAGCCCCGAGATGACTTTCCATCCCCCGCAGAAAATGCAAAATTCAAACGTCACTCTTGAAACCATGGCGGACACCAAAGTGGCCGTCTCCCAACATTACTCAAACATTACACCTCTGTCCTCATCACAAGAAGTCATGCAGGCCATCCCCGTTATCTTGGAACAGTTGGTGTTCCTCCAGCAACAGCAGCTACAGCAAATCCAGCTCACGGAACAGATCCGAATCCAAGTCGCCACAATGACTCCACAGGGTGTAGAGTCATCGGTCGGGGCGGTGATGGACCCTTTGAAAGCCCTCGGTGCGCATCTGTCGCAACAGttgtctgctgcagcagcactgaTCGGAAAAAGGACCGGCAGTCAGAGCCTTTCTATGGCAACCATGAAGCAAGGCAAAGTACCTCTGACCCCTGgcatccctccctctctaccCGGGCAAATGGAATCTATGACTTCTAAAACTGACATTTTCAAGGGCATTCCAGATCTGGCTACCCGCTCACAACTGCCCCAATCGCCGAGTGTCATGGGTTTCACCAGCACCTTCGGTAGTATCCAATCGGGGATGGAATCCTCCAAAAAAGTGAAGACAAAGACCGCAAACCCCCTACCAGAGTTAAAGAACGGTGACTCCGTATACAGGCATAAGTGTAAGTACTGCGGGAAGAGCTTTGGCAACGACAGTGCTCTCCAGATTCACCTGCGTTCCCACACCGGCGAGAGGCCCTTCAAGTGTAACATTTGTGGAAACCGCTTTACGACTAAAGGAAACCTCAAAGTGCATTTCCAGAGGCATAGAGACAAGTATCCTAACATTGGCATGAATCCTCATCCTGTGCCAGAACATCTCGACAACATCCCCACCAGCAGCGGCATTCCCTTTGGTATGTCTGTGCCCATGGACGAGTCAAACATGACCGACGTTAAGCCTATAATCGGTCATCCTGCTGCGGGTGGCTTCCAGCAGTCACCTGCACCGAGCTTCAAGACATTTGACAACTTTGCAGGTGACAAGTTTTCTCAGAAACCCTCCCCATCAACAAGTGATGGCTCCCCATCGGTTTGCTCAACTGTGTTCGGCCAAGAGACTGGAGCGGATCTGAGGGACGCTCATCAGGGAGAGCTGCTGGGAGCCCTGCATCATCTGAATGGCAACGTCCTCCTTGGAGAACAAAGCTCTGGAACCGCAAAACTCCAGCAGATGGTGGACGGCCTGGAGAAGAGGACCAGTGACCCCAATGAATGTGTAATCTGCCATAGGGTGCTGAGTTGCCAGAGCTCTCTCAAAATGCATTACCGCACGCACACGGGCGAGAGACCCTACAAGTGCAAGATCTGTGGCCGCGCGTTCTCCACCAAGGGTAACCTCAAGGCCCATTACGGCGTGCACAGGGCTAACACTCCCCTTAAAATGCAGCACTCCTGTCCCATCTGCCAGAAGAAGTTCACCAATGCTGTGGTTCTGCAGCAGCACATTCGTATGCATATGGGCGGGCAGATCCCCAACACCCCGATGCCAGAAAACCAGTTTGACGCATCTGACGCAATGGAGTCCTCTCTGTCAGAAGAGAAGTCTGTGGAAACTAGCGGTTTCGACGCGAGCCTGGAGGACCGCGAGCCTGAGCCGATCTCCCAGAAGCCAAACAACCCCTTAGATTCCTTTACGCCCGCACCAGAGGAAACGCCGCAAAACCATGCCGCTCCCGCCATTTTTTCCAGCCTCGAAGTCTTGAAGAATCTCACCTCTGCCCTTTCGCTGCAGCGACAGAGCAGCACCGCTTCGGACGGAGAGGGAGCGTCCAAAGAACCCACGTCTGCTCCCAGAGAGCAGATATATCAGAATGGCCGCAGTCCTGCCATCTCTGAGTCCGCCGTGTCGTtttgctcctcctccccgctgAACAACAACGCGAGTATGAGCAAGTCTCCTGAGTCTGCCGTTGATGAATTTGCCCATAATGTGTCCAAGCCGGAGTCTGATGCCACTGCTCAAGGTGGCGCAGAGTCCAGTGGGGCCCTTGACCTCACAGCTAACAGCAGCTTCACCCCGAAAGTGATCAAAGAAGAGCCGGGCACGCCATTCCTAAATGGAGATTACG TTCCCAGTAACATGACCTTCATGAGGATGCCGTCGAGCCTGGCCAGCCTGGAGATGAAGCTTCCTCCTGAGAATCCCATGGGCCCTCATGGTTTGTTCAGCTCCCACATGCCTCAGGGAACATCCATGCCCTCGTCCATCTCCAGTGCACCGCGCCGATCATCCAAACAGCACGTGTGTCATGCCTGTGGCAAGAACTTCTCATCCGCCAGCGCCTTGCAGATCCACGAGCGCACCCATACAGGGGAGAAGCCTTTCGCCTGCAACATCTGTGGCAGGGCTTTCACTACCAAGGGAAATCTAAAG gtgcaCATCGGCACTCACATGTGGAACAACACATCGCGGCGCGGCCAGCGACTGTCCCTGGACAACCCCATGGCGTTGATGGCCATGAGTTCCGAGGCCAAGTTGTTGCCAGAGATCCTGCACGCCCCCAAAGAGCTGGCCATTCCCCCAATGAACTTTGACCAGTCTCTGTGGAACCAGTATGCTTCCGCCTTCAGCGGGGGCCTTACCATGAAGACCAATGAAATCTCTGTCATCCAGGGCGGTGGCATCCCACTCCCCGGGAGTCCTGGCGGTGGGCCTCTGATTGGATCAACTGGAGGCCTCATGAAGATGGATGGATCCCACTCTGGCTTGCCTGCCATGGAAATTGAGAAGACCAGTTCAGACAGCGTGCCAAAATTGCAGTTCCCACATTTCATGGAGGAGGGTAAAATTGCAGTTaactag